One Maribacter cobaltidurans genomic window carries:
- a CDS encoding pyridoxal-phosphate dependent enzyme, whose product MDLKDGVKTSENKVSSEARKLSVFVCDQSNSIVDRLESYEDIISLEVGDTGLSRAKTLEREFDIRQLYIKYEGDNPTGTQKDRIAFAQLYDALRREYDTVSLATCGNYGVAMALAANLAGINCKIYIPESYHTDRITEMKELNAEIIRLPGSYEDVVVESSKLAEKNDWYDANPGGSNTPLQISAYSQIALEIFEDLGDAPKYCAVPVSNGTLIAGIFRGFVSLYKRGKTSRIPRMIAASSSNKNPIVHSFLLGYDHCKDLSPDLIKETKLNEPLINWHSFDGEEALYALRESNGEAFNISDKKLREMTAILNKKEGFRILPAATAGLIALLELDEKMNFESDRFVAVLTAKN is encoded by the coding sequence ATGGATCTTAAGGACGGTGTAAAAACCTCGGAAAATAAAGTTTCTTCAGAAGCGCGAAAATTGAGCGTATTTGTTTGCGACCAGTCGAACTCCATTGTAGATCGCCTGGAGTCCTACGAGGATATCATTAGTCTGGAAGTTGGGGATACCGGGCTTAGTAGGGCCAAAACCTTGGAACGCGAGTTTGATATTAGACAGCTTTATATCAAGTATGAAGGGGATAATCCTACCGGAACCCAAAAGGACAGAATAGCCTTTGCCCAATTGTATGATGCCTTGAGGCGGGAATATGATACTGTTTCCCTGGCAACCTGTGGAAATTATGGTGTGGCGATGGCCCTAGCAGCAAATTTAGCCGGTATAAATTGCAAAATATATATTCCGGAGTCCTATCACACCGACCGAATTACGGAAATGAAAGAATTGAATGCGGAAATTATACGGCTACCGGGTAGCTATGAAGATGTAGTTGTGGAAAGTTCCAAGTTGGCCGAAAAAAATGATTGGTACGATGCCAATCCCGGTGGTTCCAATACGCCCCTACAGATAAGTGCCTATTCCCAAATAGCTTTAGAAATTTTTGAGGATTTGGGTGATGCACCTAAATATTGTGCCGTCCCCGTCTCCAACGGAACGCTTATAGCCGGGATATTTAGGGGGTTTGTCAGTCTGTATAAGCGAGGAAAAACATCAAGGATTCCAAGAATGATAGCGGCTTCGTCCTCCAATAAAAACCCAATTGTCCATTCCTTTCTTCTGGGTTATGACCATTGCAAGGATTTGAGTCCGGATTTGATCAAGGAAACCAAATTAAACGAACCCTTGATCAACTGGCATAGCTTTGACGGTGAGGAGGCATTATATGCCTTAAGGGAATCCAATGGCGAAGCTTTCAATATTAGTGATAAAAAATTACGTGAAATGACGGCCATATTGAACAAAAAGGAAGGCTTTAGAATTTTGCCTGCGGCAACTGCAGGTTTAATTGCCTTGTTGGAACTTGATGAAAAGATGAATTTTGAATCGGACCGTTTTGTGGCCGTACTCACTGCTAAAAATTAA
- a CDS encoding porin family protein gives MYKNLKIGIVLLILSGFQQIIAQEDQDDLGTETVTVTKAYTPTVSDAFKIKSMPNLNDSIVLQKKKINYSIFSVPVASTFTPSKGTASRVERIPPPELFNTYASAGAGNYGNATAEFYTTREVDRDATFDLGFDHNSSRGKIDGVQLDNIFSDSRLDASFKKRDRDLDWGATVGLQHQLYNWYGLPLGVYDDAMVNSINERQNYYMGEVGGHVNVEESFFKRLDLKYRRFWDAVKSGENRAILNTAFEAPLNDEAFSIKAKVDYVNGNFKNASVNSATNDDGIAYSHLQVGISPGLVMRRDDFSLNLGVNLVYGMNLEASEGNFYIYPAVAASYRLLDETVIAYGGVEGELRQNSYYDFVEENTFVSPTLSIAPTDSQYNAYIGLKGQLLPNLSYNIKGSYTAENNTPLFKLNPQNNFRNDEKGYYYGNSFEVFYDDIKTIGIFGELNVDVNRNFTLGINAEVYDYNTETDNPAWNLPNLKGSLFMDYQIGEKWFAGANLFYVGEREDFSTEVVQNVPVSEYPATLINLDGFFDANAHLGYRVDNQLSIFLKAANIANNNYQRWANYPVQGFQILAGATYKFDL, from the coding sequence ATGTACAAGAATCTTAAAATAGGAATCGTATTGTTGATATTGTCCGGATTTCAACAAATAATCGCGCAGGAAGACCAAGATGACTTAGGAACGGAAACGGTGACGGTGACCAAGGCCTATACGCCTACGGTATCGGATGCATTCAAGATCAAATCCATGCCAAATCTTAACGATTCCATCGTTTTACAAAAAAAGAAAATAAACTACAGTATATTTTCCGTACCGGTAGCGTCTACATTTACACCTTCCAAAGGAACGGCTTCCCGTGTGGAAAGAATACCGCCCCCTGAATTGTTCAATACGTATGCTTCCGCAGGAGCGGGCAATTATGGTAATGCCACAGCGGAATTTTATACCACCAGGGAGGTGGATAGGGATGCTACTTTTGATTTGGGCTTTGACCATAATTCCTCAAGGGGAAAAATCGATGGTGTGCAATTGGATAATATCTTTTCAGATTCCCGACTGGATGCATCTTTCAAAAAGCGGGATAGGGACTTGGATTGGGGTGCCACCGTTGGTTTACAGCACCAACTTTATAATTGGTACGGACTCCCCTTAGGCGTGTACGATGATGCTATGGTAAATAGTATCAATGAACGCCAAAACTATTATATGGGAGAAGTTGGTGGACATGTAAATGTGGAGGAATCTTTTTTTAAACGGTTGGATTTAAAATATAGACGATTTTGGGATGCCGTGAAATCGGGAGAGAATAGGGCTATTTTAAATACAGCTTTTGAGGCACCTTTAAACGATGAGGCATTTTCAATCAAGGCCAAAGTGGACTATGTAAATGGAAATTTTAAAAACGCCAGTGTAAACAGTGCAACAAACGATGACGGAATTGCCTATAGCCATTTGCAGGTGGGAATTAGTCCAGGTTTGGTCATGCGCAGGGACGACTTTTCACTTAACCTAGGTGTAAACTTGGTCTATGGGATGAATCTTGAGGCAAGCGAGGGAAATTTCTACATCTATCCGGCCGTGGCCGCTTCCTATCGTTTGTTGGACGAAACGGTTATTGCCTATGGGGGTGTGGAAGGGGAGTTAAGACAAAATTCCTATTATGATTTTGTGGAGGAGAATACCTTTGTGTCCCCTACATTGTCTATTGCTCCAACGGATAGTCAGTACAATGCCTATATAGGATTGAAGGGTCAATTACTACCCAATTTGAGCTATAATATTAAGGGGTCTTATACTGCGGAAAACAACACGCCTCTATTTAAACTAAATCCCCAAAACAACTTTAGAAATGACGAAAAGGGATATTACTACGGTAATTCCTTTGAGGTTTTTTATGATGATATCAAGACCATTGGGATATTTGGAGAGCTCAATGTCGATGTCAATAGGAACTTTACCTTGGGAATCAATGCTGAGGTGTACGATTATAATACAGAAACGGATAACCCGGCTTGGAACCTTCCTAATTTAAAAGGGTCTTTATTTATGGATTACCAGATAGGGGAAAAGTGGTTTGCTGGGGCCAACCTTTTTTATGTGGGGGAAAGAGAGGATTTCTCTACCGAAGTGGTGCAGAATGTTCCCGTGTCGGAATATCCTGCAACTCTCATTAATTTGGATGGCTTTTTTGACGCCAATGCCCATTTGGGGTATCGTGTGGACAATCAATTGTCCATCTTTTTAAAGGCGGCGAATATTGCCAATAATAACTACCAACGTTGGGCAAATTATCCGGTCCAAGGTTTTCAGATATTGGCCGGGGCCACCTATAAATTCGATTTATAA
- a CDS encoding mandelate racemase/muconate lactonizing enzyme family protein has product MKITQVSYERLDLALSVPYTIAYETIDATTNFILKIETEGHLVGYGCAAPDKIVTGESPEEVERAIRNIIIPFLIGKNPFTYALLLTELKLLLEKKSSSLAMVDLALFDLLSKKAGVPLYNFLGGYQKSIPTSITIGILGLEETLKHAKEYVDQGFSILKIKGGSNLEEDIGKMKKLHEIYPNITWRFDGNQGYSVVDSIAFVKATAAMGIQIFEQPTKMEAEERLGEVTSQVDIPVMADESLKTLTDAFRLAQNERVDMVNIKLQKVGGILTAKHISSVAKAAKLETMVGCIDECSLGISAGLHFALSRPNVMYADLDGHLDLIDDPFKNLFRLENGVLFPTEKHGLGFSE; this is encoded by the coding sequence ATGAAGATAACACAGGTAAGCTACGAGCGGTTGGATTTAGCACTATCCGTACCATACACTATTGCCTACGAAACAATCGATGCTACCACAAATTTTATCTTAAAAATTGAAACCGAAGGGCATCTGGTAGGTTATGGCTGTGCCGCTCCGGACAAAATAGTTACCGGAGAATCTCCTGAGGAAGTAGAAAGAGCGATAAGAAATATAATTATCCCATTTTTAATCGGCAAGAATCCATTCACCTATGCGTTATTGCTGACGGAATTAAAATTGCTATTAGAAAAGAAATCCTCTTCTTTGGCCATGGTAGACCTGGCTTTATTTGATTTGTTGTCCAAAAAGGCAGGGGTGCCCCTTTATAATTTTTTAGGGGGGTATCAAAAAAGTATTCCAACGAGCATTACCATTGGAATTTTAGGTTTGGAAGAGACCTTAAAGCATGCCAAGGAATATGTCGATCAGGGATTTTCTATTTTAAAGATTAAGGGAGGTAGTAATCTTGAGGAGGATATAGGGAAAATGAAAAAACTTCATGAAATCTACCCCAATATTACATGGCGTTTTGACGGCAACCAAGGGTACTCCGTTGTGGATTCTATTGCTTTTGTGAAGGCTACAGCAGCTATGGGTATCCAAATTTTTGAGCAACCTACCAAGATGGAAGCAGAAGAGCGTTTAGGAGAGGTAACCAGCCAAGTGGACATTCCCGTTATGGCGGATGAAAGCCTTAAAACCTTGACCGATGCCTTTAGATTGGCACAGAACGAGAGGGTGGACATGGTAAATATCAAACTTCAAAAAGTTGGGGGAATCTTGACTGCAAAGCATATTAGTTCGGTAGCAAAAGCTGCCAAACTGGAGACCATGGTAGGTTGTATAGATGAGTGTTCCCTAGGTATTTCCGCAGGATTACATTTTGCCCTTTCAAGACCCAATGTGATGTATGCCGATCTGGATGGTCATTTGGACCTCATTGATGACCCTTTTAAAAATCTTTTCCGATTGGAAAATGGGGTTCTTTTTCCAACGGAAAAACACGGTTTGGGATTTTCTGAATAG
- a CDS encoding tetratricopeptide repeat protein, which translates to MLNKITAFIPLVLGFVCIGTAQESKIYTHENKDFQDALTLYNNEQYQAAQTIFDKVKSRTKDEEIAANSAYYAANAAVRLNQQGADRLMEDFVEKYPTSTKRNSAFADVAEYYFETGKYPYALKWYNKVDQSALSRGEMDKFNFNYGYALFSSGKSKEAERYLEKVTTSPVYGSQAKYYLGYIAYQEDDYEAANERFDQITDQNVLEEKLSYYQADMNFKLGKFEEAIALAKKQLPKSDRSEVSELNKIIGESYFNLGQYENAIPYLKEYKGKRGKWNNTDYYLLGYSYYKQGDYASAIDQFNKIIGGTNSVSQNAYYHLAECYLKQDKKQEALNAFRNASQMDFNAEIQKDAFLNYARLSYEVGNAYEPVPQVITNYLKTYPNDEHQEEMQTLLVDSFITSKNFAGAMELLESNQNYASKETYQKVAYYRGIELFMEGDYNGASEVLQKSLGSAVNDLFKARASYWKAEADYLLNRFDEAASGFMAFKQNSASNSVSEGSDVDYDLAYAYFKQKDYGNAITYFNAFTDAHKDDIQKLHDGYLRLGDSYFATRKYWPAIETYNKALALTGPEKDYASYQKAMSYGFVGKEDSKIESLENFVAQYPRSTFKDDALFELGNTYISAGQESKGLQAYDRLINEYKGSSLVPQALMRQGLVYYNSSRNNEALAKFKTVVRDFPNTQEAVQAVATAKLVYVDLGRVDEYASWVNGLDFVEVSDAELDNATFESVQKQNIEGRTDAAIRGYKKYIEEFPNGLHALDANFSLAQLYFGKGDKDAALPYYKYVADRTTSEYAEQALTRVCEVYIGKQDYESALPYLLKLEEQANIQQNRTFAQSNLMKGYYGQKNYSKTLEYAEKVLGTPSIDDRIKSDAQIMIARSAIATGDESKAKSAYSEVLTIASGATAAEALYYDAYFKHQDGDYESSNISVQKLAKDYATYKEWGGKGLVLMAKNFYALGDSYQATYILDSVISNFGQYPEIVADAKAELAIIKSKESQSNSSVDPNQK; encoded by the coding sequence ATGCTTAATAAAATCACCGCTTTTATTCCATTGGTCCTAGGATTTGTATGTATTGGGACCGCTCAGGAATCCAAAATTTATACTCACGAAAATAAGGACTTTCAGGATGCACTGACCCTCTATAACAATGAGCAGTATCAAGCTGCCCAGACCATATTCGATAAAGTAAAGTCGAGGACCAAGGACGAGGAAATTGCCGCCAACAGCGCTTATTATGCCGCAAATGCGGCAGTTAGGTTAAATCAGCAGGGAGCAGACCGCTTAATGGAGGATTTCGTTGAAAAGTATCCAACGTCCACCAAAAGAAATTCTGCCTTCGCCGATGTGGCCGAATATTATTTTGAAACGGGGAAATATCCTTATGCACTAAAGTGGTATAACAAAGTGGATCAGAGTGCACTTTCCCGTGGAGAAATGGACAAGTTCAATTTCAATTATGGGTACGCTTTGTTTTCCTCGGGAAAAAGCAAGGAAGCGGAACGATACCTGGAAAAAGTGACCACCTCACCGGTCTACGGTTCGCAGGCCAAGTATTATCTGGGCTACATTGCATATCAAGAGGATGATTATGAGGCCGCCAATGAGCGATTCGATCAAATTACCGATCAAAATGTACTGGAGGAGAAACTGAGTTATTATCAGGCGGATATGAACTTTAAATTGGGAAAATTTGAGGAGGCGATTGCCTTGGCAAAGAAACAACTTCCCAAATCCGATAGAAGCGAGGTATCAGAACTGAATAAGATTATTGGCGAAAGCTATTTCAACTTGGGTCAATATGAAAACGCAATACCCTACTTAAAGGAGTACAAGGGTAAACGTGGAAAATGGAACAATACGGATTATTACCTGCTAGGCTATAGCTATTACAAGCAGGGGGATTATGCAAGTGCCATAGATCAATTCAATAAAATCATTGGGGGTACCAATAGTGTTTCCCAGAATGCCTACTACCACTTGGCGGAATGCTACCTAAAACAGGATAAAAAGCAGGAGGCCCTCAATGCCTTTAGAAATGCCTCGCAAATGGATTTTAATGCGGAGATTCAAAAGGATGCCTTCTTAAACTATGCCAGGCTAAGTTATGAAGTAGGTAATGCCTATGAGCCGGTTCCGCAGGTCATTACCAATTACTTGAAGACGTATCCCAATGATGAACATCAGGAAGAAATGCAGACCTTATTGGTGGACTCCTTTATTACCTCTAAGAATTTTGCCGGCGCAATGGAGCTTTTGGAAAGCAATCAAAACTATGCCAGTAAGGAAACCTATCAAAAAGTAGCCTATTATAGGGGGATAGAGCTTTTTATGGAGGGAGATTACAACGGTGCCTCGGAAGTATTGCAAAAGTCCTTGGGAAGTGCCGTAAATGATCTTTTTAAGGCTAGGGCAAGCTATTGGAAGGCAGAAGCGGATTATTTGCTCAATAGGTTTGATGAGGCGGCGTCCGGATTTATGGCATTCAAACAAAATTCAGCATCAAATAGTGTTTCGGAAGGAAGTGATGTGGATTATGATTTGGCCTATGCCTATTTTAAACAAAAGGACTACGGTAATGCCATTACCTATTTCAATGCCTTCACCGATGCACATAAGGATGATATTCAAAAGTTACACGACGGATATCTAAGATTGGGGGATAGTTATTTCGCTACTCGAAAATATTGGCCTGCCATAGAAACATATAATAAGGCTTTGGCCTTGACTGGACCGGAAAAGGATTATGCTTCTTACCAAAAGGCCATGAGTTATGGTTTTGTTGGGAAAGAGGATAGTAAAATTGAAAGTTTGGAAAACTTCGTAGCTCAATATCCAAGGTCTACCTTTAAGGATGATGCCTTGTTTGAACTGGGAAACACTTATATCTCGGCCGGACAGGAAAGTAAAGGGCTTCAGGCATACGATAGGCTGATCAATGAATACAAAGGCAGTTCTTTGGTGCCACAGGCTTTGATGAGACAAGGACTTGTCTATTACAATTCCAGCAGAAATAATGAAGCTTTGGCCAAGTTTAAAACCGTTGTAAGGGATTTTCCTAATACACAGGAAGCCGTACAGGCGGTAGCTACCGCAAAATTGGTTTATGTAGATTTAGGTAGGGTTGACGAGTATGCCAGTTGGGTGAACGGACTTGATTTTGTTGAGGTTTCGGATGCGGAATTGGACAATGCTACTTTTGAATCGGTCCAAAAACAAAATATTGAAGGTAGAACGGATGCCGCCATCAGAGGTTATAAAAAGTATATAGAAGAGTTTCCAAACGGGCTTCATGCTTTGGATGCCAACTTTAGCTTAGCGCAACTTTATTTTGGCAAGGGCGACAAGGACGCGGCCTTACCGTATTATAAATATGTAGCCGATAGAACTACGAGCGAGTATGCGGAACAGGCCCTGACCCGTGTGTGTGAGGTATATATAGGAAAACAGGACTATGAATCCGCTTTGCCTTATCTATTAAAGTTGGAAGAACAAGCCAACATTCAACAAAACCGAACTTTTGCACAATCCAATCTAATGAAAGGATATTACGGGCAGAAGAATTATTCCAAAACACTGGAGTATGCTGAGAAAGTTTTGGGTACCCCTAGCATTGACGATCGGATTAAGAGCGATGCACAGATTATGATAGCAAGATCGGCCATTGCTACCGGAGACGAATCCAAGGCAAAATCTGCCTATTCCGAGGTGTTGACCATTGCATCGGGAGCTACAGCTGCTGAGGCTTTGTATTATGACGCCTATTTTAAGCATCAGGATGGCGACTATGAATCCTCCAATATTTCGGTACAAAAATTGGCAAAGGATTATGCCACCTATAAAGAATGGGGAGGAAAGGGACTCGTGTTAATGGCCAAGAACTTCTATGCTCTGGGAGACTCCTATCAGGCGACCTATATTTTGGATAGTGTTATATCCAATTTTGGGCAATACCCAGAAATTGTAGCCGATGCAAAAGCGGAGTTGGCCATCATTAAATCCAAGGAATCCCAAAGTAATTCATCGGTAGACCCAAATCAAAAGTAA
- a CDS encoding cell division ATP-binding protein FtsE, whose product MEEMVLELKDASIFQKESLVLSEVNIQVTKGEFVYLIGKTGSGKSSFMKTLYGDLPLQKGEGKIVDFDLKTLKENDIPFLRRKLGIVFQDFKLLPDRNINQNMLFVLKATGWKDQAKMDAQVVDVLEKVGMKTKGFKFPHELSGGEQQRVAIARALLNDPELILADEPTGNLDPQTSVEVMKVLQEINKSGRTILMATHDYALILKYPSKTIKCDSNKVFEVVQKAV is encoded by the coding sequence ATGGAAGAGATGGTTTTAGAGTTAAAGGATGCATCCATTTTCCAAAAGGAAAGTCTGGTGCTTAGTGAAGTTAACATACAGGTTACCAAGGGAGAGTTCGTTTATCTTATCGGTAAGACGGGAAGCGGCAAGAGTAGCTTTATGAAAACGCTTTATGGTGACCTTCCATTGCAAAAAGGAGAAGGAAAAATTGTAGATTTTGACTTAAAGACCCTCAAGGAAAATGATATTCCCTTTCTTAGAAGGAAGCTAGGTATTGTTTTTCAGGATTTTAAGTTGTTGCCGGATAGGAACATCAATCAAAATATGCTTTTCGTACTTAAAGCAACGGGATGGAAGGATCAGGCCAAGATGGATGCTCAGGTCGTTGACGTTTTGGAAAAAGTGGGCATGAAAACAAAGGGGTTCAAGTTTCCCCATGAACTTTCCGGGGGCGAACAACAACGGGTCGCCATTGCAAGGGCCTTGCTTAATGACCCGGAGCTTATTTTGGCCGACGAACCAACAGGTAACCTAGACCCCCAGACCAGTGTGGAGGTGATGAAGGTATTGCAGGAAATCAATAAATCTGGGCGCACCATCTTGATGGCCACCCATGATTATGCACTTATTTTAAAATACCCCTCAAAAACCATAAAATGCGACTCGAATAAAGTTTTTGAAGTCGTACAAAAAGCGGTGTAA
- a CDS encoding DUF1611 domain-containing protein has product MKEKIDGRALVYCEGAFNTPNGKTAHGLVRFTERYEVVGVLDSKYAGKDAGDVLDGRPNQIVVYKDLESALEHLDERPKYLVIGLAPDGGRLPKEAKSTIKKALELGMNVDSGLHDFLTNDPDLVQVADEKGVMIRDIRKTPDRDKLHFFTGDIEKVNCLKLAVLGTDSALGKRTTAWILVHAFRKMGKKAEMIGTGQTAWMQGAKYSMVMDSCINDFVSGEIEHAVVSAWKNENPDVIVIEGQGSLMNPAYPGGFEILAAGRPDYVILQHAPKRLEYDGFPGYRLHSLQEQINAIEVISGKEVIAITINHEDMEKEEIPDMCKKITLETKLPAYDVLEYGAEELVDLLSEKMK; this is encoded by the coding sequence ATGAAAGAAAAAATCGACGGAAGGGCCCTAGTATATTGTGAAGGAGCCTTTAATACACCTAATGGTAAAACTGCCCATGGATTGGTGCGCTTTACGGAACGTTATGAAGTAGTAGGTGTTTTGGATTCGAAATATGCCGGAAAAGATGCCGGTGACGTTTTGGACGGGCGCCCGAACCAAATTGTAGTCTATAAGGATTTGGAATCCGCCCTTGAGCATTTGGACGAACGACCAAAATATTTGGTCATTGGACTCGCTCCGGATGGAGGTAGATTACCCAAAGAAGCAAAAAGTACCATAAAAAAAGCGCTGGAGCTGGGTATGAATGTGGATAGCGGTTTGCACGATTTTTTGACCAATGATCCGGACTTGGTACAAGTGGCGGACGAAAAAGGGGTTATGATTCGCGATATCCGTAAAACTCCAGATAGGGATAAACTACATTTTTTCACCGGCGATATCGAAAAGGTAAACTGTCTAAAATTGGCTGTTTTGGGTACCGATTCCGCATTGGGAAAAAGGACCACCGCATGGATTTTGGTTCATGCCTTCAGGAAAATGGGTAAAAAAGCGGAAATGATAGGTACCGGACAGACCGCTTGGATGCAGGGTGCAAAATACAGTATGGTTATGGACAGCTGCATAAACGATTTTGTTTCGGGGGAAATAGAGCATGCCGTAGTCAGCGCCTGGAAAAATGAGAATCCAGATGTCATTGTCATAGAAGGGCAAGGTAGTTTGATGAATCCGGCCTATCCTGGAGGTTTTGAAATTTTGGCGGCCGGCAGGCCAGATTACGTAATTCTGCAACATGCGCCTAAAAGATTGGAGTACGATGGTTTTCCTGGATATCGATTACATTCCTTACAAGAACAGATCAATGCCATAGAGGTTATTTCTGGGAAGGAGGTTATTGCTATTACCATTAATCACGAGGATATGGAAAAGGAGGAGATTCCAGACATGTGTAAAAAAATTACCTTGGAAACAAAATTGCCCGCGTACGATGTTTTGGAGTATGGGGCAGAGGAGCTTGTTGACCTTTTATCTGAAAAAATGAAATGA